The bacterium DNA window AGGTTGCGCTGCGCGCGCCGACCCATATCGTCGAGCCCGGGATCCGCCGAGGTGAAGCAATGGACCTTGGCGCGCACGTAGGCTCGGTAGCACTTGTAGAAGTCGATCAGCTCGAGAATCCCGGTGTCGCCGGACGCGGAAACGAAGCCGTCGACGAAGCGGCTGGATAGGTCCGCTCGACCGCGAAAGTCGAGGTCCATGGCCAGGAAGGCCAAGTCGGCGGCGACGTCACCACAGCGGAAGCGCTCGTTGAACTCGATGCAGTCGAAGATGACCGGCGGATTCTCGAAGAAGATATTGCCGAGGTGCAGGTCGCCGTGGCTCTCGCGGATGCGCCCCGCGTTGACGCGTCGGGCGAAGAGCTCCGCGTGCTCCGAGTAGAAACGGTCGGTCCATTCGCGAATGTGCTCGTAGCGCTCGCGCGAGACCAGTTTGCCGACGTGATCCGCCGTCTGGGCGAAGTTCTCGTCGGTGTTGTATCTGACCGCCCGCAGAGCGCCGTAGGCATCGACTCCGGCTCCGGTGCGGGCGTCTCGGTAGAAGGACACCAGAAGCTCGAGCAGAGCATCGATGTGACCCTCGGAGATCTCGCCGCGCTCGATGACCTCGGTCCCCAGCCTCTTGACGTTCAGCTGTCTCATGACCACGAGCCAGTCCACAACCTCGGTGCCGGCGCTCGCCGTCCTGGAGGCGTCTCCCAGCTCCGGTCCGTCGTCGCGAAGGACGATCGGCGCGACTTCGAGGTAAACCTCGGGCGCCAGCCGCCGATTCAGGTCGAGCTCGGCGCGACAGAAGTGCTCTCGTAGCTCGACGGTGGAGAAATCGAGGAAGCCGAAGTTGACCGGCTTCTTGAGCTTGTAAGCGCGCTCACCGGTCAGAAAGACCGACGAGATGTGGGTTTGGAGAAAGTCGACCCTGCTGACACGCGGGCCGTAGAAGGACGGTACCCTCAGGGCGGCGACCAGGTCGGCGTGCTTCATCAAGCGCCTCCTTGCCGAAATCGGCCTTGGGCGATCCTGCGGATCCCCTTCGAGGTTACGGTTCAGGCTGGCTCGGGGGAATACCCCTGCGGGTGGGCTTCAAGAAAGGTCCGATCCGTTGGATCGATCATCAGCCAGACGCGAGCCAGCGACGGCGTGGACGCTTCAGCGAGAGCACCGTCGAGCGCTGCGAAGGAGTCCTCGGGGCGGAGCCTTCCGTGGCGAACCCCGAGGAGCGGGACTCCGATCTCGCGGAAGCGGCGTCGCGCCGCCAGGTCGAGGAGTTCCGAGAGCGCACTCGAGATCCATTCAAGTCGACAGATCGGATCTTGGTCGACGTCGTAGACGACCGTGTGGACCCGCACTGGCGAGCCCTCCTCGACAAAGATCGAGCCGGGAGCCAGAGGCCGGGCTGCGCGCAACTCGTTCATGAGTCGGATCGGGTGTTCCCAGGTGGGACGAAACTCGGGATCCGCTCCGAGTGCCCGCCAGGTGTCATTCTCGACCACCAGCGCGTCGAGCGACGGGATCGCGTGATTCCGAGCGACGATGCTGTAGCGCCAGCGCCGGAGAGGCAAGCCGCCTTCGGTCCCTCCGATGGACATGAAGCGAGAATACGCCAGCCGGACTCGCCCGGTCACGTGGTGTCGGCGCTGACCTGATCTCGAATCGAGTAACCTTCGTGCTGGTCTCGAAAGAAACGATCAAGCCCAGGGAGCTCTGATGATCTCAGCCAGCCTTGCCCGCCTCACCGTCGTGGGTCTGATCCTTGTTACCGGCTCGGTGCATGCTTCCGAGACGCCAGTTCTTAACTACGATGCACAATGGCCCCAGTGGCGAGGCCCCTTGGGAACCGGCGTGGCACCGAACGGCAATCCGCCCGTGACCTGGAGCGAGACCGAGGACGTGCGGTGGAAGGTCAAGATACCGGGTCGCGGGCACGCCAGTCCGATCGTCTGGGGGGATCGGGTGTACTTGCTGACCGCCGTCGAGGTCGAGCCGGAAGCGAAAGAAGAAGAGGTCTTAGAGCCCGAAGCACCCAAGGAAACCCAAGTTCGGATTCCGGGAGGCGGAACGCGTTTCCGCCCGAGTGGGATCCAGACCGAGAATCCAGTGCGATTCGTTGTTCTGGCGCTGGACAGGAGCAGCGGTGCCGTCGTCTGGGAGAGGACCGCCCGCACCGCGGTACCCCACGAGGGAACTCACGCGACGGCAAGCTGGGCCTCGGCATCCGCGGTGACGGACGGGGAGGTGTTGGTCGCGAGCTTTGGTTCGAACGGCATCTACGCTTACGACCTCGACGGCGAACCTCTGTGGCAGCGGGATCTGGGTGATCAGCGCACCCGCAACGCCTTCGGCGAGGGCAGCTCGCCGACGATCCACGGCTCGACAGTGATCGTCAACTGGGACCACGAGGGAGACTCTTTCATCGTCGCTCTCGACCGGGACTCGGGCGAGACGCGGTGGCGCAGTGAGCGGGACGAGCGGACCTCCTGGTCGACACCCGCGGTGGTCGAGGTAGAGGGCCGCGCACAGGTCATCGTCAACGCCACGAACCGAATTCGCGCCTACGATCTCGAGACCGGCGACATCGTCTGGCACGTCGGCGGCATGACGCTCAACGCGATACCAACGCCCACATATTCGAATGGTCTCGTTCACGTCATGAGTGGCTTCAGGGGCAACATGCTCATGGCGATCCGCGTCGCTGGAGCCCGAGGTGATCTCGACGGCACCGAACACGTGGTTTGGTCATACGACCGTGACACCTCCTACACTCCCTCGGGACTCGTCTACGGCAACACCTACTATTTCCTCAAGAGCAACAACAGCATTCTCACGAACTTGAACGCGAGCACCGGTGAGGTTCACTTCGGGCCAGAACGCCTCGAGGGCCTGGAAGGTGACGGCAGGATCTACGCCTCGCCGGTGGGGGCCGCCGACCGCGTCTACATCGTTGCCCAGAGCGGTAAGACCTTGGTTCTCGCCCGTGGCCAGGAGTTCGAGATTCTGGCTGCAAATCAGCTCGACGACGGCTTCGATGCCTCACCTGCCATAGCTGGTAGCGAGTTGTTCCTGCGCGGCCGGGAGTATCTTTATTGCCTCTCGGAAGGGAGCGGAAGGGCAGCTGGGGACATTTCTCGCTTGGACTGGTTGAGCGGCTGCTGGCAGGGCGACGCGGGCGAAGAGTGCTGGCTGGCCCCGCGCGGCGGCACGATGGTGGCGGCCAGCCGCGGTCCGGAACGAGAAGGCAAGCAGCCTTCCTTCGAGTTCCTTCGCATCGTCGAGCGGGACGGCGGGCTCGCGTTTCTGGCGAGCCCCGGAGGGCGCTACCCGCCGACGCCTTTCGAGGCGGTCGAGCTCGGTGACTCCCGCGTCGTCTTCGCCAATCCCGACCACGACTTTCCCCAACGCATCACCTATTGGCTCGATGGAGACGAAACGTTGCGGGCGCGTGTCGAGGCCGAGGAGGACGGCGAGTGGCGGGGCTTCGATGTCGCCTGGACGAGAGCCGGGGCTAGTCCCTGATCACCGGCAACCGGAGTTGGCTCGGGTACTCGGCCGAATGGTGCACCGTGTTGTGTCCTTGGCGCTCGAGGAGACGTAAAGCGTGACCTCGCTTCTATTACGTATTGTGTCCCGGATAGACACTCAGGCGCACGTCGACCGGCAATCCCAACATCACCGTCCGCCGGCCGTTTGGCCAGGTGAGCTCGAGGCGGACGACATCCTCGGCTGGACCCAGGCCGAAGTGGAGACGCTGATCGTCGACCGAGACGTAGGAGCCGCCGATGACGCGGTGGCGAAAGAACGTCTTGCCGCCCGTCTCGACTTTCGCCCGGATCGCGCGCGGCGCATCCACCAGCAGCCAGCCGCCGCCGCCGGTCGACTCGTTACGCAGCAGTGACGGCGGTGCGTCGGTGTTCCAGATCGCCAGATCGACGTCGCCGTCGTGGTCGACATCGCCAGCGGCGGCACCGCGGCTGGACTCTTGGATCGCGAGGCCGGGTCCGGCCCTGGGACTGGCATCGACGAAACCGCCACCGGTGTTTTCGAGCAGCAGATTGGTCTGGCGAAAGCTGGTGTTCGCCGTCGGCGGCGCCCGGTCCGCTTGCGGGTAGATGTGGCCGTTGGCCACGAACAGGTCGAGGTCGCCGTCGTGGTCGAGATCGACCAGCTCCGGTCCCCACGAAAGAGAGCTGTAGGTGGGCTGCGCGACACCCAGATCGACCGAGGTGTCCTCGAACAGGAAGTCGCCCAGGTTGTGGTAGAAGGTCGACTGATCCTGGGCGAAGTTGGTGACCAGCAGATCGGCGTTGCCGTCGTTGTCGAGGTCGCCGGTGGCGAGTCCCATTCCGGCCTGGGCGTTGCCCTTTGCGTCGAGGGCGGCCCCGCTCCAGAGTCCGACCTCCTCGAAGCGGTCGCCGTCGTTTCGGTAGATGTAGTTGGGGTTCGAGTCGTTCGCGGCGTAGATGTCGAGATCGAGATCACCGTCGAGATCCAGCGCGGCGATTGCGAAGGTATAGAACAGGCCGACGTCCTCCAGCCCCACTTTCTCCGTGGCCTCGACGAACCGGCTCGGACCGTTGTCGCCGGTGTTCTCGAAGTACCGGTTTGCCAGCCCCTCGAGGCCGAAGGGGCCGAGCATGACCTGCATCCCTTCCCACTTGAGGTTGGGCACCGCATGAAGGACCTCGTCGAGTGTGCTGTCGACGTAACCGCCGACGAAGAGGTCGGCATCGTCGTCACCGTCGGCGTCGAAGAGAATGGCGGCCGCCGACCAGCCGTCGATGCCCGGTCCGTCGTCGACCCGCTCGAAGCTGCCGTCGCCGCGATTGCGATAGAGGACGTCGACGCCGAAGTTGCTGACGAAGAGATCGGCCCAGCCGTCGCCGTCGATGTCTCCGACCGCGATCCCCGTGCTCCAGCCATCGTCTCCAACCCCGGCTCGCACGGTCACGTCCTCGAAAGTTCCATCGCCGCGATTGCGGTAAAGGAAGTTCCTGCCACGCTCGGCGACCTCGGCGGGCTCGGCCCCAGCCAGGCGCCAACCGTTGCCGATGTAGAGATCGAGGTCGCCGTCGCCGTCGTAGTCGAAGAACGCGAGCCCGCCGCCGCCCGATTCGAGCAAGTGGGGCTTCTCGATACCGCCGCACCAGGTCGGTAGCTCGAGACCGGCCTCGGCGCTCGCGTCGGCGAAGCGCAGGCGCGGAGTCGTCTCAGTTTCTTGAGCCGGGGCGACCCCGGGCCATCCGGCGGTCACGACCAACGCCGCGACCGCCGTTATCGGAAGGAACAGAGACCGGGCGATCACATCTTGGCCAGGAGCTTCTCCACGATCGCGTCGAAGTCGTTCCAGGCCGCCTGGCGCTCCTCGTCGGTGCCCGCCTGCCGCATCGCGGCCGAGACTGCGAGTATCTTCTTCTTCGCCTTCCGGGTGACCACTACGAACCCGGTTTCGTACTCGCCGTCCTCGCCGTCGTCGGCATTGTGGTGATGGCCGCCCTCGACCAGCTTCTTGCGAATGCCGGCGATCGCGTTATCGCCTTCGGTGGCGAACAGCGCCATCTCGGCCGCGGCCCGCTCGAACTCGCCGCGGGCCATCGAGCGCTTGGCGCCGCGATAGTGGTCATCCAGGACCACGCGGACGAAACCGTCCTCAGCCGCCCTCAAAGCGAGAATCGAGTCGGCCAGCGCGTCGTAGGCTTCGGCCATACTGGTCGGGCTCTTCTGCGCCGCCAGGGGCAGCGCGAACAGCGTCAGGCACATCACAATCAGCAACTTCTTCGGCATATGGATCTCCTTCCCGAGGTCAAGTCAGACCCACAACCTAAAGCAAGGGGGGCGAGTTGGCTCCACCCGAAAAGGTGGCTTTCGGATGCCCTTAGACAAACAGCTGGACGTCGGCGTCGCCGGCGAAGTCGAGAAAGACCGCCGCCCCGGCGATGTCGCAGCCATCGATCAGATCTTCCTCGGCCACGCCCATGACGCCCATTGTGGTTGAGCAGGCGAGGAACTTGCCCCCCAGCTCGCGGGCCATTCTTGCCGTTGCCGTCGCTCATGGGGTTCTCTCTGGAGCCGCGGCCTTCCTGAGCCAAAAAGTCTGCTTGCCTTCTCCTTCGAGGGTGCGCAGAAGCTTGTGGCCACTTTGGTTGGCGAGCGCGGGGATGTCGGCGAGCGACCCCGGGTCGGTGCAGATGAGCTCGAGCACCTCGCCCGGCGAGAGCTTCTTGAGAGCCACCGATGCCTTATAGACCGGAAGCGGGCAGAGCAGGCCCGAGGTGTCCAGGGTCTCGGAGGCGACGATTTCGGATTCGGTTTCGGCCTTGATTGTCAGTTCCATCGGGAGTTTCCTTTCAGTGTCTACTGCTTTCTAGAGTTGGGGAGTGCCTTCGTCGCCCAGCAGCTCGCCGAAGTAGCTCAGGTACTTGAGGCCGCTGTCGGGAGAGACCCCGACGGTCAAGCCGTCGATCTCGCCCTCGAGCCGGGTGGCGGCTTCGACGACCGCACCGGTCGAAGGCCCGACGATCAGACCTTCCTCCCGGAACAGGCGCTTGGTCATCTCGTAGGCCGGTTCGTCGTCGATCGGGATGACCCGGTCGATCACGTCCCAGTCCAGGATCTCGGGCTGCTTGGCCTCTTTGAAGTTCTTGAGTCCCGGCAGGCGGTGCCCCTTCTGGGGCTCTACCGCGATGATCCGGATCTCGGGATTCTGTTCTTTCAGGAACCTGCCGACCCCAGTCAAGGTGCCGCAGGTCCCGAAGCCGGCGACGAAAGCTCGCACGCGGCCTTCGGTCTGATGCCAGATCTCGGGGCCGGTAGTTTCGTAGTGGGCCCGGACGTTGTCCGGGTTCTCGTACTGGTTGGGCATTACGTAACGCTCGCCGCCGGCACTCTCGGCCAGCGAGCGCGCCAGGGCGATCGCGCCGTCCTTGGGGTGATCGACCGGGCACAGATCATCCGGCGTCGGCCAGACCTCGGCGCCGAGCATCCTCAGCAGCGTCTTTTTCTCTTCCGGCACGCCATCCGGAATCGTGATCGTGAGCTTGCGGTCGTCGAGCGCGGCCAGCGCCGCGAGCGCGATCCCGGTGTTGCCCGAGGACGGTTCGACCAGTTCCTTGCCGTCGAGCCGGCCGGCTTCCTCGAGTCCGCGCAGGAGAAACGCCGCCGTCCGGTCCTTGATCGAGCCGAACGGGTTGAGCCACTCGAGCTTGAGGTAGAGCGGCGCGCTGTCTTCGGGCAGGACCCGCCGGATTCGCACCAGGGGCGTCGGGTTCTCGACACTGGGCAGCAGCTGCCGAATGTCCTCGTAGCGCCGCCGGGTGTCGTCCTGGCTCAGCTCTTCGGCTTGCCCCTCGGCCTGCCAATCTTCGATTCTTGCGATTTCTGGTTCCATGTCGGTCGATTCCTCTCAGAAAAAGAAAAAGACCCGCGCCGGGTGTGCCGGTGCGGGTCTTTTTGAGATCTAGCGGTCTGTACTGCCTAACGGCTAATAACGGACCTCCCCACCGGCACGGCTCAGAGCCATACAAGCGCAACAACAACAGCAGGTGTTCTGGGAGGGCGTCATCGGGGGTCTGAATCTAAGATACGCGGCTCGGTCCGTCAAGGTTCTCAAGGTCGGTCGAGCCGCTTGGTGTAGGTAACGGTTGGGCTGGCTGACTAATTCCCGGCGGATTGAAGCCCAAGGCCGCGGCGTTCCGGGCTTTCAGAACCGGTGCAGCAAGGAATTCCGGATCCGGTAGGAAAAAACAGCCGGTCTTGAGTTGTCGCGGCACAGTGATCGTGTTGCTTGATACGAGTCCGTCGTTCGCCTTACCAGTCTCTCTGCCAGGAGGTTAGCTTGTGCTGAGCTGCTGTATCCGCGCCGGCTCTGGGACTCACCGGCACCGGTTCGTTTGGCTGGCAGATCGCTTGCAGAGAGCGATGCCCGATCGAGTTCTCTGGTTCCCGAAGCTACCTCACAAGAGGATCGTCGACGGGCCCGTGCGGCCGAGGACGTTTCCGTGAAAGGCCCGGTGAGTGCTCTTGTGCGGTCTCCGTGGGACTTACAGTTTGTTGGGCAAGAGTGAAATCCTTCACAGTCGTGAGAGTTGAGCCGCCCCTACGCTCCTCCGCAACCCGTATGCATAGGAGCGTCTGGTGGGCCTGCATAGTTATTGGCGTATGCGCGGCGATGCTGTGCCTCGGTGGATCTCAGGTGATCGTTGCGGCCCAGGCAGCAACCGTGAGCCCACACGGTTCGCTCGACACCGAGTGCAGCGAGTGTCACACCGTCGGTGGGTGGAATCAGTTGCGCGAGCCGGTTCTCTTCGATCACGCAACGACCGGTTTCCCGCTGCGTTTTGGTCACGCGAAGGCGTCGTGCGTGAGTTGCCACGAGAATCTCGAATTCAGTTTCGTAGCGACAGCCTGTGCGGACTGTCACGAAGATCCGCACGCCGGGGATCTTGGTTCGAATTGTGAGTCGTGTCATTCGGCGGACAGATGGAACAACCGACGACGGATCTTCGATCTTCATAGCGCCACGCTGTTTCCGTTGACCGGGGCCCATGCGATTCCCGACTGTGCCTCGTGCCATCGGGAGGAACCGCCGTTCGAGTTCGCCGCAACGCCGACGAATTGTTTCGCTTGCCATGCGTCCGACTACCAGAACGCGGCTCGTCCCGATCATGTTCAGCAGCGCTTTCCGACCCGTTGCGAGGAGTGCCATGCGCCTACTCGATGGCAGGAGTCTTCGTTCCTAGGTGGGGCTGATTTCGACCACGCACTCTTCTTCCCGCTGGTAGATGCTCATGAGCGTGTTGAATGTGCTTCGTGCCACGTGGGAAAGAGCTTTGCTGGAACTCCCCGCGACTGCTTCTCCTGTCATCGGCAGGCCTTCGAGCAAGCCACCAATCCGAATCACCGGTCGGCGGGATTCCCGCAAGCCTGCGAGCAGTGCCACGGGATGATGGCATGGGACCCCGCGGACTTCGACCACCATGAGTTTTTTGAGCTGAAGGGAGCCCACAAAGAGACCACCTGCGACTCCTGCCACACGGGTGGCCCGTATGCCGGAACGTCGACCGACTGCTACTCGTGCCATCGGGCGGACTTCGAGGAAACTAAGGATCCCGATCATCAGAACGCGGGGTTCGCCCCGACTTGCGCGAGTTGCCACGACGAGTCGACCTGGCTCGGGGCGTCGTTTGAGCACGACAGTTTTTTTCGACTCAGCGGAGCCCACAGGAAAGCCGCATGTGGCGGCTGCCACCAGAACGGCGTTTTCGCGGGCACACCAAGGGATTGTTTTTCGTGTCACCAGGCCGACTACGATCAAACCACCAACCCGAACCATGCCGCGGTGGGCTTTTCAACCACCTGCCAGAGTTGCCATACACAGAAGAACTGGGAGGGGGCCGAGTTCGACCACGATCTGGTTTTCAAGCTGACCGGAGCTCACAGGTCAGCGGCGTGCGAGTCGTGTCATCAGGGCGGTGTCTACACGGGAACTCCGCGCGACTGCTTCTCGTGCCACCAGTCGGACTACGACGGAACGACGGACCCGAACCATATGGCAGC harbors:
- a CDS encoding AAA family ATPase, translating into MKHADLVAALRVPSFYGPRVSRVDFLQTHISSVFLTGERAYKLKKPVNFGFLDFSTVELREHFCRAELDLNRRLAPEVYLEVAPIVLRDDGPELGDASRTASAGTEVVDWLVVMRQLNVKRLGTEVIERGEISEGHIDALLELLVSFYRDARTGAGVDAYGALRAVRYNTDENFAQTADHVGKLVSRERYEHIREWTDRFYSEHAELFARRVNAGRIRESHGDLHLGNIFFENPPVIFDCIEFNERFRCGDVAADLAFLAMDLDFRGRADLSSRFVDGFVSASGDTGILELIDFYKCYRAYVRAKVHCFTSADPGLDDMGRRAQRNLARRHFGLAYRYAQGRLKPPLVVVYGLMGTGKTLIARHLREHYGWHVLSTDAVRKQISGVGENTRVYVPYNAGLYSPEMNRRTYEEVCDRAENLLHAGFPVAVDGAFKTQGGRLPVFELAQRAGARLLFLEAACAPDEQQRRLEDRQLHDTRSDGRVEIMARQRREWEPPNPEHRELFARVFTDGPIEATHRRTAELLRERGLLPRAFLPAHPPPGGPARGEPQLVETA
- a CDS encoding PQQ-like beta-propeller repeat protein is translated as MISASLARLTVVGLILVTGSVHASETPVLNYDAQWPQWRGPLGTGVAPNGNPPVTWSETEDVRWKVKIPGRGHASPIVWGDRVYLLTAVEVEPEAKEEEVLEPEAPKETQVRIPGGGTRFRPSGIQTENPVRFVVLALDRSSGAVVWERTARTAVPHEGTHATASWASASAVTDGEVLVASFGSNGIYAYDLDGEPLWQRDLGDQRTRNAFGEGSSPTIHGSTVIVNWDHEGDSFIVALDRDSGETRWRSERDERTSWSTPAVVEVEGRAQVIVNATNRIRAYDLETGDIVWHVGGMTLNAIPTPTYSNGLVHVMSGFRGNMLMAIRVAGARGDLDGTEHVVWSYDRDTSYTPSGLVYGNTYYFLKSNNSILTNLNASTGEVHFGPERLEGLEGDGRIYASPVGAADRVYIVAQSGKTLVLARGQEFEILAANQLDDGFDASPAIAGSELFLRGREYLYCLSEGSGRAAGDISRLDWLSGCWQGDAGEECWLAPRGGTMVAASRGPEREGKQPSFEFLRIVERDGGLAFLASPGGRYPPTPFEAVELGDSRVVFANPDHDFPQRITYWLDGDETLRARVEAEEDGEWRGFDVAWTRAGASP
- a CDS encoding CRTAC1 family protein, coding for MTAGWPGVAPAQETETTPRLRFADASAEAGLELPTWCGGIEKPHLLESGGGGLAFFDYDGDGDLDLYIGNGWRLAGAEPAEVAERGRNFLYRNRGDGTFEDVTVRAGVGDDGWSTGIAVGDIDGDGWADLFVSNFGVDVLYRNRGDGSFERVDDGPGIDGWSAAAILFDADGDDDADLFVGGYVDSTLDEVLHAVPNLKWEGMQVMLGPFGLEGLANRYFENTGDNGPSRFVEATEKVGLEDVGLFYTFAIAALDLDGDLDLDIYAANDSNPNYIYRNDGDRFEEVGLWSGAALDAKGNAQAGMGLATGDLDNDGNADLLVTNFAQDQSTFYHNLGDFLFEDTSVDLGVAQPTYSSLSWGPELVDLDHDGDLDLFVANGHIYPQADRAPPTANTSFRQTNLLLENTGGGFVDASPRAGPGLAIQESSRGAAAGDVDHDGDVDLAIWNTDAPPSLLRNESTGGGGWLLVDAPRAIRAKVETGGKTFFRHRVIGGSYVSVDDQRLHFGLGPAEDVVRLELTWPNGRRTVMLGLPVDVRLSVYPGHNT
- a CDS encoding sulfurtransferase TusA family protein; translation: MELTIKAETESEIVASETLDTSGLLCPLPVYKASVALKKLSPGEVLELICTDPGSLADIPALANQSGHKLLRTLEGEGKQTFWLRKAAAPERTP
- a CDS encoding cysteine synthase family protein, with product MEPEIARIEDWQAEGQAEELSQDDTRRRYEDIRQLLPSVENPTPLVRIRRVLPEDSAPLYLKLEWLNPFGSIKDRTAAFLLRGLEEAGRLDGKELVEPSSGNTGIALAALAALDDRKLTITIPDGVPEEKKTLLRMLGAEVWPTPDDLCPVDHPKDGAIALARSLAESAGGERYVMPNQYENPDNVRAHYETTGPEIWHQTEGRVRAFVAGFGTCGTLTGVGRFLKEQNPEIRIIAVEPQKGHRLPGLKNFKEAKQPEILDWDVIDRVIPIDDEPAYEMTKRLFREEGLIVGPSTGAVVEAATRLEGEIDGLTVGVSPDSGLKYLSYFGELLGDEGTPQL